The following are from one region of the Camelus ferus isolate YT-003-E chromosome 13, BCGSAC_Cfer_1.0, whole genome shotgun sequence genome:
- the BEST4 gene encoding LOW QUALITY PROTEIN: bestrophin-4 (The sequence of the model RefSeq protein was modified relative to this genomic sequence to represent the inferred CDS: deleted 1 base in 1 codon) has protein sequence MTVSYTLKVAEARFGGFSGLLLRWRGSIYKLLYKEFLLFIALYALLSITYRLLLTQEQRHVYAQVARYCNRSADLIPLSFVLGFYVTLVVNRWWAQYTSIPLPDQLMCVISASVHGVDQRGRLLRRTLIRYANLASVLVLRSVSTRVLKRFPTMEHVVDAGFMSQEERKKFESLKSDFNKYWVPCVWFTNLAAQARRDGRIRDDIALCLLLEELNKYRAKCSMLFHYDWISIPLVYTQVVTIAVYSFFALSLVGRQFVEPEAGAAKPQEPLEPGTTLGDLDMYVPLTTLLQFFFYAGWLKVAEQIINPFGEDDDDFETNQLIDRNLQVSLLSVDDMYQNLPPAEKDLYWDEDSAQPPYTVATVGESMRPSFLGSTFNLRMSDDPEQNLQVEVSPGPARPVPAAQTPLLGRFLGVGAPSPAISLRNFGRIRGPPRTPHLLRFRAEEGGDLEAADRIDEEASGSGDEAQEP, from the exons ATGACGGTTTCATACACCCTCAAAGTGGCGGAGGCCCGCTTTGGAGGCTTCTCGGGCCTGCTTCTCCGCTGGAGGGGAAGCATCTACAAGCTCCTCTACAAGGAGTTCCTCCTCTTCATCGCCTTGTATGCTCTGCTCAGCATCACCTACCG GTTGCTGCTGACCCAGGAGCAGAGGCATGTCTATGCTCAGGTGGCCCGATACTGCAACCGCTCTGCAGACCTCATCCCCTTGTCTTTTGTACTGG GTTTCTACGTGACCTTGGTGGTGAACCGCTGGTGGGCCCAGTACACAAGTATTCCGCTGCCGGACCAGCTGATGTGCGTCATCTCGGCCAGTGTGCACGGCGTGGACCAGCGCGGCCGCCTGCTGCGCCGCACCCTCATCCGCTACGCCAACCTGGCGTCGGTGCTGGTGCTGCGCTCGGTCAGCACCCGCGTGCTCAAGCGCTTCCCCACCATGGAGCACGTGGTGGATGCAG GTTTCATGTcgcaggaagagaggaaaaagtttGAGAGCCTGAAATCTGACTTCAACAAGTACTGGGTCCCCTGCGTCTGGTTCACCAACCTGGCAGCCCAGGCCCGGAGGGATGGGAGAATCCGTGATGACATtgctctctgcctgctcctggAA GAGCTGAACAAGTACCGGGCCAAGTGCAGCATGCTGTTCCACTATGACTGGATCAGCATCCCCCTCGTCTACACCCAA GTGGTGACCATAGCAGTGTATTCCTTCTTTGCCCTTTCCCTGGTTGGCCGCCAGTTTGTGGAGCCAGAGGCAGGGGCTGCCAAACCTCAGGAGCCTCTGGAGCCAGGGACCACCCTGGGGGACCTGGACATGTATGTGCCTCTCACCACTCTGCTGCAGTTCTTCTTCTACGCTGGCTGGCTCAAG GTGGCGGAACAGATCATCAATCCCTTTGGTGAGGATGATGACGACTTTGAAACCAACCAGCTCATAGATCGTAACTTGCAG GTGTCCCTGCTGTCTGTGGACGACATGTACCAGAACCTACCTCCCGCAGAGAAGGACCTGTACTGGGATGAAGACTCGGCGCAGCCACCCTACACTGTGGCCACGGTGGGAGAGTCGATGCGGCCCTCCTTCCTGGGCTCCACCTTCAACCTGCG CATGAGCGATGACCCAGAGCAGAACCTGCAGGTGGAGGTGTCCCCGGGGCCCGCCCGGCCGGTGCCTGCC GCGCAGACCCCGCTGCTCGGCCGCTTCCTGGGAGTTGGAGCGCCCTCTCCTGCCATCAGCCTCCGGAACTTCGGCCGCATACGGGGACCCCCTCGGACCCCTCATCTGCTGCGCTTTCGGGCGGAGGAGGGCGGCGACCTGGAGGCCGCGGACCGCATCGATGAGGAGGCATCGGGGTCAGGGGATGAAGCCCAGGAACCCTGA
- the PLK3 gene encoding serine/threonine-protein kinase PLK3 isoform X5 — MEPAAGFLSPRPFPRAAAPPAPPAGPGPPESAMPGPEPRPEPEVLAGPPAPDPGRLITDPRTGRTYFKGRLLGKGGFARCYEATDTETGNAYAVKVISQSRITKPHQREKILNEIELHRGLQHRHIVRFSHHFEDADNIYIFLELCSRKSLAHVWKARHTLLEPEVRYYLRQILSGLKYLHQRGILHRDLKLGNFFITENMELKMGDFGLATRLEPPEHRKKTICGTPNYVAPEVLQRQGHGPEADVWSLGCVMYTLLCGSPPFETVDLKETYRCIKQVHYTLPASLSLPARQLLAAILRASPQDRPSIDQILHHDFFTKGYTPDRLPVSSCVTVPDLTPLNPAKILFVKVTKSLFGRKKNKNKNHPEERDEVSCLVNGLSRVSIGHQDARPEAPVASGPAPPSLVETPPEDSSPRGTLASSGDGFEEGLTAATVVESALCALRNCLAFMPPAEQNPAPLAQPEPLVWVSKWVDYSNKFGFGYQLSSRHVAVLFNNGTHMALSANRKTVHYNPTSTKHFSFSVGAVPRALQPQLGVLRYFASYMEQRLMKGGDLPSVEEVEVPVPPLLLQWVKTDQALLMLFSDGTVQVNFYGDHTKLILSGWEPLLVTFVARNRSACTYLASHLRQLGCSPDLRQRLCYALHLLRDRCPV, encoded by the exons ATGGAGCCTGCCGCCGGCTTCCTGTCTCCGCGCCCCTTCCCGCGTGCGGCCGCCCCGCCAGCGCCCCCCGCCGGGCCCGGGCCGCCCGAAAGTGCCATGCCGGGACCTGAGCCGCGACCCGAACCGGAGGTGCTGGCTGGGCCGCCGGCGCCGGACCCTGGGCGCCTCATCACGGATCCGCGCACGGGCCGCACCTACTTCAAAGGCCGCCTGTTGGGCAAG GGGGGCTTTGCTCGCTGCTATGAGGCCACTGACACAGAGACCGGCAATGCCTACGCGGTCAAAGTCATCTCGCAGAGCCGCATTACCAAGCCGCATCAGCGAGAGAAG ATCCTAAATGAGATTGAACTGCACCGCGGCCTACAGCACCGCCACATCGTGCGTTTCTCGCACCACTTTGAGGATGCTGACAACATATACATTTTCCTGGAGCTCTGCAGCAGAAAG TCCCTGGCCCACGTCTGGAAGGCCCGGCATACCCTGTTGGAGCCAGAGGTACGCTACTACCTTCGGCAGATCCTTTCGGGACTCAAGTACTTGCACCAGCGGGGCATCTTGCACCGAGACCTCAAGTTGG GAAATTTTTTTATCACTGAGAACATGGAACTGAAGATGGGGGATTTTGGGCTGGCAACCCGGTTGGAGCCCCCGGAGCATAGGAAGAA gACCATCTGTGGCACCCCCAACTATGTGGCTCCAGAAGTGCTGCAGAGGCAGGGCCATGGCCCTGAGGCGGATGTGTGGTCCCTGGGCTGTGTCAT GTACACACTGCTATGTGGCAGCCCCCCTTTTGAGACAGTTGACCTGAAAGAGACATACCGCTGCATCAAACAGGTTCACTACACTCTACCTGCCAGCCTCTCATTGCCTGCCCGGCAGCTCCTGGCCGCCATCCTTCGAGCCTCACCCCAAGACCGTCCCTCAATTGACCAGATCCTGCACCATGACTTTTTTACCAAG GGCTACACTCCTGACCGGCTCCCTGTCAGCAGCTGTGTGACAGTCCCAGACCTGACACCCCTTAACCCAGCTAAGATTCTATTTGTCAAAGTTACCAAGAGCCTCTTTGGGAGGAAGAAGAACAAGA ATAAGAACCATCCTGAGGAGCGGGATGAGGTCTCCTGTTTGGTGAACGGCCTCAGTCGGGTGTCCATTGGTCATCAGGATGCCAGGCCCGAG GCTCCAGTAGCTTCAGGCCCAGCACCCCCAAGCCTGGTAGAGACACCACCTGAAGACAGTTCACCCCGTGGGACACTGGCGAGTAGTGGAGATG GGTTTGAAGAAGGTCTGACTGCGGCCACAGTGGTGGAGTCAGCCCTCTGTGCTCTGAGAAACTGCCTGGCCTTCATGCCCCCAG CTGAACAGAACCCAGCTCCCCTGGCACAGCCAGAGCCTCTGGTGTGGGTCAGCAAGTGGGTTGACTACTCCAACAAGTTTGGCTTTGGATATCAACTGTCTAGCCGCCATGTGGCTGTGCTCTTCAACAATGGCACACACATGGCCCTGTCAGCCAACAGAAA gaCTGTGCACTACAACCCTACCAGCACTAAGCACTTCTCCTTCTCTGTGGGTGCTGTGCCTCGGGCCCTGCAGCCTCAGCTGGGTGTTCTGCGGTATTTCGCCTCCTACATGGAGCAGCGCCTCATGAAG GGTGGAGATCTGCCCAGTGTGGAAGAGGTAGAGGTGCCTGTCCCCCCACTCCTGCTGCAGTGGGTCAAGACTGATCAGGCCCTACTCATGCTGTTTAGTGATGGCACCGTCCAG GTGAACTTCTATGGAGACCACACCAAGCTGATCCTCAGTGGCTGGGAGCCCCTACTTGTGACTTTTGTGGCCCGCAATCGCAGTGCTTGTACTTACCTCGCTTCCCACCTTCGGCAGCTAGGCTGCTCCCCAGACCTGCGGCAGCGGCTCTGCTATGCTCTGCACCTGCTCCGGGACCGCTGCCCAGTCTAG